A window of the Helianthus annuus cultivar XRQ/B chromosome 4, HanXRQr2.0-SUNRISE, whole genome shotgun sequence genome harbors these coding sequences:
- the LOC110936685 gene encoding kinesin-like protein KIN-12F encodes MVMVEWWNIMLICRKKYNELVEKHRLILEWIAEVKRVAAKARTKGHGNRFSKSLAAGEVLVRLREAEEAATDAHGHLGLRSISVNLHLCQISSIGEAYRSPTQVDIIFRYFLIV; translated from the exons ATGGTCATGGTAGAATGGTGGAACATTATGCTGATTTGCAGGAAGAAGTATAATGAACTGGTGGAGAAACACCGGTTGATTCTTGAATGGATAGCGGAGGTGAAACGGGTTGCGGCTAAAGCCAGAACGAAAGGTCATGGGAATCGGTTTTCGAAGTCGTTGGCAGCTGGTGAAGTTCTTGTTAGGTTGAGAGAAGCTGAGGAAGCAGCAACAGATGCACAT GGGCATCTCGGGCTCAGAAGCATCTCTGTCAATCTTCATCTCTGTCAGATTAGCTCAATAGGCGAAGCTTACCGAAGCCCAACTCAAGTTGACATCATTTTCCGATACTTTCTTATTGTTTAA
- the LOC118491492 gene encoding mitogen-activated protein kinase HOG1-like yields the protein MGGNLFSPLSPYSPYSPYYNTRISEHPIFKFCHLLRADSLSLLIIHRYNPFDLNPDLINLILVEGIVKNLTMTGDHDKITAMINLLTHEYTYSPQANQRKGWLTGLDATTVGLSSEAHNIAHNISRGTGRYTPAIDMWSIGCIFVELLTGKPLFPGKNVIRNEEVRRYLSSMRKKKPIPFSRKFPNVVPLALRLLERMLALEPKDRPTVEEALSDPYFKNLAKVEREPSAQPVTKMEFEFD from the exons ATGGGTGGCAATTTGTTTTCCCCTCTTTCTCCTTATTCTCCTTATTCTCCTTATTACAACACGCGAATTTCAGAACACCCAATCTTCAAATTTTGCCATCTTCTTCGAGCAGATTCTCTTTCGTTGCTAATCATCCACCGCTACAATCCTTTCGATTTGAATCCGGATTTGATTAATCTCATACTG GTTGAAGGAATTGTGAAGAATTTGACAATGACTGGAGATCATGATAAGATTACTGCTATGATTAATTTGTTGACTCACGAATATACTTACTCGCCTCAAGCGAATCAGCGCAAG GGATGGTTGACTGGCTTAGATGCAACTACTGTTGGTTTGAGTTCAGAAGCTCACAACATCGCTCACAACATCTCGAG ggGAACTGGTCGG TACACACCGGCTATAGATATGTGGAGTATTGGTTGTATTTTTGTGGAACTTTTAACCGGAAAGCCACTTTTTCCGGGGAAAAATGTG ATAAGAAATGAGGAAGTCCGGAGATACTTAAGCAGCATGAGGAAGAAAAAACCGATCCCTTTTTCACGGAAGTTTCCGAATGTAGTTCCTCTTGCTCTTCGTTTACTAGAAAGAATGCTTGCGCTTGAGCCTAAAGATCGTCCTACTGTTGAGGAG GCACTTTCGGATCCGTATTTCAAGAATTTGGCTAAGGTTGAGAGGGAACCTTCTGCTCAACCGGTAACTAAAATGGAATTTGAATTTGATTAA